The genomic region TCTGGCAATTAATTCCCGGTTACTAAAGGGCTTTGTCACGTAATCGTCAGCCCCTAGTTCCAGACCGAGGACCTTATCAATTTCTGAATCCTTTGCGGTCAGCATGATAATCGGCATGTTAAAGAACTTTCGAAGCTCACGGCAAACTTCCATTCCGTCCTTATTAGGAAGCATGATATCAAGTAAAACGAGATCCGGATTCTCCTCCTGTGTAACCTTAATGGCTTCATCGCCATCATACGCACAGACAACTGTATATCCTTCTTTTTCAAGATTAAATTGCAGGATATCTGCAATTGGCTTCTCATCATCAACAACGACAATTTTCTGACTCAAGCTTTTCACATCCTTTTTTCATTTTTAAACGATCCAGTCTACTCCTATTTTACATTCTATCGTAAATTCTATAAAAAGTCTTTCTGCACAAAAAAACAAACAAATCACATTTTTAAAAGTGAAACTTCCATCAGTGGGGGTATAACGGTCAGTTAATACATGGTAAATTTCCGAATAACAAGAAAACTAGCAGAGTAATTGTTTTTCTAAATTACTCTGCTAGTTCCTTATTTCTTAATAAAATGACATCGGATTTACATAGGAACCATTTTTCAGAATTTCAAAATGTAAGTGAACACCTGTTGAGTAACCTGTATTTCCCATGACCCCGATAGCCTGCCCTTTCTTAACGGACTGACCACTGCTGACCCGGATGGATGCTAAATGATTGTAAGTGGTTTTGTACCCATTTCCATGGTTAATGACAACCCGATTTCCGTAGCCATTACTCTGATAGCCTGCTGTGGTCACAACTCCGCCATCTGCAGCATAAAGGGTACGGTTGCTTACACCGGAAATGTCTATACCACTATGGTAGCCACCGCCTCGAGGCCCCATATAACTGGTAATAATTCCACCTGCAGCAGGCCATTGAAACTGACCTGATCCTTTACGAGCGGGGCCCGATGCTGATTGATTTGATGTAGAAGTCTTTGTTCCTTTTAAAACAATCTTTTCTACAGGCTCTTTTAAAATTTCTTCATTAAGTTTTATTTTCTTCGTCACTTTCCCGTTTCGTTTTACAACTTTATATTGAATTTCTTTTTTCCCTTTTTCACCCTGTTGCTTTACCTTCCTGTCACCTGCATATAAGGTGGAGGTTTCCTCATATTCTGTATCATAATCAATGTCTTTATGTTCCATCTTTTCTTCTACGGTTACAACCTGTACAATAGGCTCCTGGTTTTCAACCTTTATCTCCTGTCCAATTTGCAGAATCTCGTCCTCTTCTAATTCAGGATTCAAATCAAGAATTTCATTTATGGACAAGTCGTAATCATTCGCAACGCTTCTTAAAAATTCGCCTTTCTCAATAACATGAACTTTTTCGCTGCTCTTATCCTGTTCCAACAGCTTCAACCCCTGTTCAATCGTTAATAATTCGTCGGGATTGGCCGTATCTTCCTCAATATGAATTTCCTCTGTTAAAGACAAATCCAGCATTTTGGACTCTCCCGCAGAAAGGGGGGCCTGCTGTTTGTCAGGATTCTCTTTCTGCTTGTCATTATTGGACTCTGTCTTTTTATCTTGTTTGTTTTCCAACTCTATGTTCAGCAAATGGTTTTCCTTGGCCCGCTTCAGCTGATCTTCTGTGAGATATTTAGATTGAAATTCCTTCAACAGCTTCTTTACCATTTCTTTCGTTTTAAAGTAGCCAATTACTTCCTCACCTACGATCAGCTTTTGGGCCTTCACATTAAAGGTGATTTTATTCTTCAGATTGTTAAGTACCTTCTTATTATTAAAAGAAGGCTGAAAGGCAAATTCCGATATGTATGTAATCTCTTCATTCACAGCAAGATTCAGATTTTCATCGTAATTCTTCTCTGCCTGTTCGACCTGTTCCTTTAAAAAGGATTCCACGATTTCTTTATCTCCTACCGAACCAAGATGTTCACCTGAGACATATACGTGATAAATCTTTGGGAAAGAATCTGTCTCTGCATGTACTGTGCTTACGGATAACAGCAGAGCCATACAAACAAGGAAAATCACCTTGCCATTAAAATGCATCCATCGCTTCTTTTTATATTTCATCGCTACTGTATCCTCCTATAGAGATCATTTAATCTGCTACGGTGGTTTTTTTACTATTCACAATTATAATACTAATCTACCATAAATCTACTAATCATATAAATAGAATTAGTAGAAATGTAATACACTTGTATAATAGTTGTTAAATTTATCCAATTTGTGTGAAACAATCTGACTATATCAGCCATTATTCGCAGAAAAGGCTTTTATTTCGACAGAGGAATGTAACAGGTTTATTACAGGGGGAGAGGACTGGCGGCTTCGTATATTGGCACGATTGAATCGTTGAATTTCCAGGGATCTATTAGGATTTTGATGGCACTGGTCAGCCTCGGAGTGCTTCTGAAGGACGAATAGAAGCTTGGATTTTTGTAGAAATGTCCTTCATACCGGTTTCAGTGATCAGGAGCAGTACCATTCCTCAGGGTATAAAAAAATCCACCTATTAGCTAAGGGTCTAATAGGTGGATCTATGCTGTGATGGCTCGGGACGGAATCGAACCGCCGACACACGGATTTTCAGTCCGTTGCTCTACCGACTGAGCTACCGAGCCCTTTATCTGGCAACAATGATCATAATATATCATAAAAGGAATCAGCAACGCAATCTATTTTTACAGTTTTCTAAGTTGATCACCCTGTTTGATGATAATATTTACATGACCCGCTGTCCCGCTTGTCACATGATTATCCACCTCTGAAACATCAATATTGGCTTTGATTGTCACTAATTTATAATTGTCCGCTTTAATGGTTGCTTTGTATGGTTCAATTTGGTTCAGTAATGAGACCATCCTTGCTTCTTCCTCAAATGGATATTGATCATAGAAATCAATATGAAACGAAACGTCCTTACCGTTCAAATTCTCAAAAGGAAGTTCACACACAGCCTGCATGGTATCGGCGGTTATCATTTCAAAACTGCACTCACTCGCTTCCTGATCATAGGAGATAGCGTAGATTCCGTCTGCTAATGTTTTTTGATAGGTATCAGCAAGAGCATTGGGCAGAAAGATACCAGCTATGATAGCCATAAGGACAAAACGTGACTGGTACTTTTTTAAGGAATTATAGAACATAAACAGGCTGATGATCAGTAAGAGCAGTGACGTAAGCCCAACAGATTGTAAACCATTTACTGTCGCCACCGGAATATTCAATATCGATACGATTTCCTCCCCAAAAGGATGTCGATGGGGAAATGGAAAGTTTAAAATCATTGCAGCTATAAACGGTATAAAGGCCATATAGAACAATCTTTGGTTTGCCAGCATGTTCATACCTCCCGAAAACCTTAGGGTACTTGCTCATAAGAAAAGGGACCACCTATATATATGGAGACCTGTCCTAAAGAGTTATCCCCTAATTGGACCATAACTCTTTAGCACACTGATAAGCGACTTTTAAAAACAGCACAACTGCAATAACCAGTAAAATTCCATTAAATAAAAAATCAAACAAGTATTGTATATAGACACCGACAAATGGGAATTCAAACAGTAACGGTAAATCCAGACTAGCTATTTTATGGATACCGAACACCAATAACAAACTAATGATCAGCTTGATTAAATAGTTTTTTAGTTGACTCAATGCTGCATTCCCTCCTCAGGCTCCCTCTTCACGACAAAAAGCATATCCATTTATACTACCTATAGATATGCTCATCGCTTATGACTAATTATATCATTTTATACTTCTACTGGTAAACCTTGGAATCTATCTGTTTTCCTGCCTTACTAACCCTGCTATTCACTGTAGATATCTTTCTGAACGATGGTCTGTGCACGATCAGGACCTACGGAAAAGATGGCAATAGGAATTCCCGTCAATTCGGAAATTCTCTTCATGTAATTTTGAGTGTTAACAGGTAAATCATCAAAAGAACGAACACCTGTGATGTCTTCCTTCCAGCCTGGCAGTTCCTCGTATACGGGGCTGCACTCAGATAGTACACTCAAGCTGGCAGGATATTCATCCATGTGTTTGCCCTGATATTCATAGGCTGTACATATTTTGACCGTGTCCAAACCAGTCAGAACATCTAATGAATTTAAGGATAGATCGGTAATTCCGCTTACTCTTTTTGCATGGCGAACCACCACGGTATCAAACCAGCCTACCCTTCTTGGACGGCCTGTGGTTGTTCCATACTCCCGTCCTGTTTCTCTGATCTGATTCCCCACTTTATCATGAAGCTCTGTAGGGAACGGGCCATCACCTACGCGGGTTGTGTAAGCTTTAGAAACGCCCATCACACGATCTATCTTAGAAGGGCCAATCCCGGCTCCAACCGTTACGCCCCCTGCAGAAGGGTTCGATGAGGTCACGAATGGATATGTACCCTGATCAATGTCGAGCATCACACCTTGTGCACCTTCAAATAAAATATCCTTTCCTCCATCTGCTGCGTCATTTAAAATGACGGAAGTATCGCATACATATGGAGCAATCTCCTGCCCATAGGCAAAATACTCTTCAAAAATTTCCTCAGCATTAACCGGCTCTGCATCATAAATTTTTTCAAACAGAAGATTTTTTTCTTCCACATTGGCCTGTAGCTTAGACCAGAAAATGTCTTTGTCTAATAAATCAGCCACACGAATTCCAGTACGTGCGATTTTATCTGAATAGGCCGGACCAATTCCTTTTTTTGTAGTGCCGATTTTATTATCGCCTTTGCTCTGCTCCTGAAGCTCATCCAGCTTGATATGATAAGGTAAAATAACCTGTGCCCGATTGCTGATCCGTAATTGGTCCAGGGAAACGGAGCGTTGCTTTAAATAGTTCATTTCCTCAATCAGTGCTTTTGGATTAATCACCAGGCCATTCCCCATTACACAGGTCTTATCCTCATAAAAGATCCCGGACGGAATTAAATGCAGTTTATATGTATCTCCATTAAATACGATGGTATGGCCGGCATTGTTTCCTCCCTGATAGCGGGCAACGAACTCAGCCTGCTTTGATAAAAAATCTGTAATCTTCCCTTTTCCTTCATCTCCCCATTGGGTTCCTACGACTACCGCTGTTGTCATTCAAACACACCCCCAAAAATATAACCACTCTAATATCCAAGCTAATTCTACCAATGTTATGGAATCATCGTCAAGCAGAATCCGAACATTATTAATCTATCGATATATATCATTCGATAAATTATATATTCCTCCCACCTCAGACGGTTAAATCATTTTCCTTTTTTAAATTCAATGCATTTTTAAGTAATTTCTGAAGTACACCGGCGAAAATTGCAATCACTAAAGAGGTAAAAATAATGACAAGTCCAATGATAGCTATTCCTGGATGAAGAGCGCTTTGCGTCATAAGAAATAACGCACCTGATGCATAAGAAATACTAATCGTTACTGCACAATATTTTATATAAATCAAAGCGGATGCAGACCTATCCGTAAAGGCATAATTCTGATCAATGAACTTTAAAAGCTGTAAAGCCTGATAAAGTGCCACCAGAAAAGGGATAACGGTTCCATACAATCCAATTAAAACAGGATACTGCAAATAGGCATATT from Virgibacillus sp. MSP4-1 harbors:
- a CDS encoding peptidoglycan DD-metalloendopeptidase family protein, translated to MKYKKKRWMHFNGKVIFLVCMALLLSVSTVHAETDSFPKIYHVYVSGEHLGSVGDKEIVESFLKEQVEQAEKNYDENLNLAVNEEITYISEFAFQPSFNNKKVLNNLKNKITFNVKAQKLIVGEEVIGYFKTKEMVKKLLKEFQSKYLTEDQLKRAKENHLLNIELENKQDKKTESNNDKQKENPDKQQAPLSAGESKMLDLSLTEEIHIEEDTANPDELLTIEQGLKLLEQDKSSEKVHVIEKGEFLRSVANDYDLSINEILDLNPELEEDEILQIGQEIKVENQEPIVQVVTVEEKMEHKDIDYDTEYEETSTLYAGDRKVKQQGEKGKKEIQYKVVKRNGKVTKKIKLNEEILKEPVEKIVLKGTKTSTSNQSASGPARKGSGQFQWPAAGGIITSYMGPRGGGYHSGIDISGVSNRTLYAADGGVVTTAGYQSNGYGNRVVINHGNGYKTTYNHLASIRVSSGQSVKKGQAIGVMGNTGYSTGVHLHFEILKNGSYVNPMSFY
- a CDS encoding DUF2975 domain-containing protein, whose product is MKQGATLFLKAIIFIIGVTVLVLCVFALPQLASYTAGMYPEYAYLQYPVLIGLYGTVIPFLVALYQALQLLKFIDQNYAFTDRSASALIYIKYCAVTISISYASGALFLMTQSALHPGIAIIGLVIIFTSLVIAIFAGVLQKLLKNALNLKKENDLTV
- a CDS encoding adenylosuccinate synthase, which produces MTTAVVVGTQWGDEGKGKITDFLSKQAEFVARYQGGNNAGHTIVFNGDTYKLHLIPSGIFYEDKTCVMGNGLVINPKALIEEMNYLKQRSVSLDQLRISNRAQVILPYHIKLDELQEQSKGDNKIGTTKKGIGPAYSDKIARTGIRVADLLDKDIFWSKLQANVEEKNLLFEKIYDAEPVNAEEIFEEYFAYGQEIAPYVCDTSVILNDAADGGKDILFEGAQGVMLDIDQGTYPFVTSSNPSAGGVTVGAGIGPSKIDRVMGVSKAYTTRVGDGPFPTELHDKVGNQIRETGREYGTTTGRPRRVGWFDTVVVRHAKRVSGITDLSLNSLDVLTGLDTVKICTAYEYQGKHMDEYPASLSVLSECSPVYEELPGWKEDITGVRSFDDLPVNTQNYMKRISELTGIPIAIFSVGPDRAQTIVQKDIYSE